Proteins encoded within one genomic window of Empedobacter falsenii:
- a CDS encoding type VI secretion system Vgr family protein, whose amino-acid sequence MKRPFKPYNGAKAIDDSQVAGINRLAKLLIVIDGKIVPHYKHFSLKQHSQTHHQFELILDHDTFGNYENHKLETSNKFLGNRLTVVIRYKDIEDSPERTFVGVITKVGYLQEHSSLGNIVLSGFSPTILLDGAPHTQSFGGDRSVNMSIIANKLIKEGLGDSKFDIRVDAKDASDIVYSTQYNETHYNYLARMASAYGEQFFYDGEVLHFGQLPPQNKPLNLVYGRNVNDISIELNAVHTKPQFYGYNSSDNAKLTSGQTPLKHRSDLAQTAYKNNDTIFKTKALQVAPIKANTDKDVVNAQESEAGQKGVEVFTVSGSTTIPFLYPGCVADLEMRKQDSNKTSYFTRIMITDVEHDIDTLGHYTGRFKAIASDTGYLPKPDFTTPIAQPQIATVVSNADPKGQGRVTVKFDWQLHDTTNFIRMMSPDAGGTDQVTQNRGYVAVPEVGDQVMVGFVHNHPDRPFLMGGMFHGKVGLGGGSNNSVKSIQTRSGHRIVFTEDESIIITDKSGNEIHLDTTGSNINITAPETMTFTAKNMNFNVTENMNTSVGQDQSNTIGNNQTNSVGKNIVTTAGVDYSLNATGNIQEFSNNKTEMIDENYTTRSSVSDVIAKKITASSSEEDILIQSAKTVFMNSGEKSNNH is encoded by the coding sequence ATGAAAAGACCATTTAAACCCTACAATGGTGCTAAGGCTATTGACGATAGCCAAGTCGCTGGAATTAATCGTTTAGCCAAATTATTAATCGTAATTGATGGTAAAATTGTTCCGCATTACAAGCATTTTTCTTTAAAACAACATAGCCAAACCCATCATCAATTTGAGTTGATTTTGGATCATGATACCTTTGGTAATTATGAAAATCATAAACTCGAAACTTCAAATAAATTTTTAGGAAACCGCCTGACAGTCGTTATTCGTTACAAAGATATTGAGGATAGTCCTGAAAGAACTTTTGTCGGAGTCATTACAAAAGTAGGGTATTTACAAGAACATTCTAGCCTTGGAAATATCGTATTATCAGGGTTTAGTCCAACTATTTTGTTGGATGGCGCACCGCATACACAGAGTTTTGGAGGTGATAGATCGGTTAACATGAGTATTATTGCCAATAAACTAATTAAAGAAGGACTTGGAGATTCTAAATTTGATATTCGGGTTGACGCAAAAGATGCTTCCGATATAGTTTACAGCACGCAATACAATGAAACGCATTACAATTATTTGGCTCGAATGGCTTCTGCTTATGGAGAACAATTTTTTTATGATGGTGAAGTCTTGCATTTTGGACAATTGCCGCCACAAAATAAACCGCTCAATTTGGTTTATGGTCGAAATGTAAATGATATTAGTATTGAGCTGAATGCGGTTCATACTAAACCTCAATTTTATGGCTATAATAGCAGTGATAACGCAAAATTAACTTCTGGTCAAACACCGCTTAAACACAGAAGCGATTTGGCTCAAACAGCTTATAAAAATAACGATACTATTTTTAAAACAAAAGCTTTACAAGTTGCTCCTATCAAAGCAAATACGGACAAAGATGTGGTAAATGCGCAAGAAAGTGAGGCTGGACAAAAAGGTGTTGAAGTCTTTACGGTAAGCGGTTCTACAACGATTCCATTTTTATATCCAGGTTGTGTGGCTGATTTAGAAATGCGCAAACAAGACAGCAATAAAACATCTTATTTCACTCGAATTATGATTACGGATGTGGAACATGATATTGATACTTTAGGACATTATACAGGACGTTTTAAAGCAATAGCTTCGGATACAGGATACTTACCAAAACCTGATTTTACAACCCCAATTGCTCAACCACAAATTGCAACTGTAGTTTCAAATGCTGATCCAAAAGGACAAGGTCGTGTGACCGTAAAATTTGATTGGCAATTGCATGATACAACCAACTTTATTCGAATGATGTCGCCTGATGCTGGAGGTACAGATCAAGTGACGCAAAACCGTGGGTATGTTGCGGTTCCTGAAGTTGGTGACCAAGTAATGGTTGGTTTTGTACACAATCATCCCGATAGACCTTTTTTAATGGGTGGTATGTTCCACGGAAAAGTTGGATTGGGTGGTGGTTCAAACAATAGTGTGAAATCCATTCAGACAAGAAGTGGACACCGCATCGTTTTCACTGAAGATGAAAGTATTATCATTACAGATAAATCAGGTAACGAAATTCATTTAGACACAACTGGAAGTAATATCAATATTACCGCTCCTGAAACAATGACATTTACTGCAAAAAACATGAATTTCAATGTTACAGAAAATATGAATACTTCGGTTGGACAAGATCAAAGTAATACTATTGGTAATAATCAAACTAATTCGGTTGGAAAGAATATTGTGACAACTGCTGGTGTAGATTATAGTTTGAATGCTACTGGAAATATACAAGAATTTTCTAATAATAAAACCGAAATGATTGATGAGAATTATACAACTCGTTCTTCTGTATCTGATGTCATAGCAAAGAAAATAACAGCATCTAGTTCAGAAGAAGATATATTAATTCAAAGTGCAAAAACTGTTTTTATGAATAGTGGAGAAAAAAGTAATAATCATTAA
- a CDS encoding M15 family metallopeptidase, which produces MKFSYLILLAFMLNAGCAFGSSDQTPEETDTILPAFTTAELIGKGNPTMVGNGYKLLPEVAKQFELMKADAQKAGFKIQVISSYRNYTYQNGIWERKYKANQAKKIAAKENIEKIIEYSTIPGTSRHHWGTDLDIIDGTRGIPADPLNEKHFNEGGSMHKFKLWLDENASKYGFYLVYTDNSARKGFKYEPWHFTYKAISEPMLQAYKKLDIKKVLQENKLLGSENFTDDFIEKYRKENILDINPVIK; this is translated from the coding sequence ATGAAATTTTCTTATTTAATTTTACTTGCTTTTATGCTAAATGCTGGTTGTGCTTTCGGTAGCAGCGATCAAACACCAGAAGAAACAGATACTATTTTACCTGCTTTTACAACCGCTGAATTGATTGGTAAAGGAAATCCTACGATGGTGGGGAATGGGTATAAATTATTGCCAGAAGTTGCAAAACAATTTGAATTAATGAAAGCTGATGCGCAAAAAGCAGGCTTTAAAATACAAGTGATTTCGAGTTATAGAAATTATACTTACCAAAATGGAATTTGGGAGCGTAAGTATAAAGCGAATCAGGCGAAAAAAATTGCAGCGAAAGAAAACATCGAAAAGATTATTGAATATTCTACCATTCCAGGAACTTCTCGTCACCACTGGGGAACTGATTTGGATATTATAGATGGAACGCGTGGAATACCAGCAGATCCGTTGAATGAGAAACATTTTAATGAAGGAGGATCAATGCATAAGTTTAAGCTTTGGTTAGATGAAAACGCTTCGAAATATGGTTTTTATTTGGTGTACACGGATAATTCAGCGAGAAAAGGATTCAAATATGAACCGTGGCATTTTACGTACAAAGCGATTTCTGAACCGATGTTACAAGCCTACAAAAAGCTAGATATCAAAAAAGTTTTGCAAGAAAATAAATTGTTAGGAAGCGAAAATTTTACAGATGATTTTATCGAAAAATATAGAAAAGAAAATATTTTGGATATAAATCCTGTTATTAAATAG
- a CDS encoding alpha-ketoglutarate-dependent dioxygenase AlkB family protein produces the protein MDLFNDLFEEQENLLPKDGTVNYFGQIMSDEEAHHYYSVLLNEIEWKNDQAIIFRKLIETKRKIAWYGDFPFAYTYSKITKTALPWTDTLLELKKLAEKKTGETYNSCLVNLYHDGSEGMAWHSDGEKQLKRHGAIASLSFGAERKFGFKHKETKEVIALNLASGSLLVMKNETQDYWLHRLPPTKKVNSPRINLTFRTIDLEQ, from the coding sequence ATGGATCTTTTTAACGATTTATTTGAGGAACAAGAAAATCTACTTCCTAAAGATGGAACTGTAAATTATTTTGGGCAAATTATGAGTGACGAGGAAGCGCATCATTATTATTCTGTTTTATTAAATGAAATTGAATGGAAGAATGATCAAGCGATAATATTTAGAAAATTAATCGAAACTAAACGAAAAATTGCTTGGTACGGAGATTTTCCATTTGCGTATACCTATTCCAAAATCACTAAAACAGCTTTACCTTGGACTGATACTTTACTTGAATTAAAAAAATTAGCTGAGAAAAAAACAGGCGAAACTTATAATTCTTGTTTGGTAAATTTATATCACGATGGTTCCGAAGGAATGGCTTGGCACAGCGATGGCGAAAAACAATTGAAACGTCATGGCGCAATTGCGTCGCTTAGTTTTGGTGCTGAACGTAAATTTGGTTTTAAACACAAAGAAACAAAAGAAGTAATTGCTTTAAATCTTGCAAGTGGGAGTTTATTGGTAATGAAAAATGAAACGCAAGATTATTGGCTGCATCGCTTACCTCCTACTAAAAAAGTAAATTCGCCACGAATTAATCTAACATTCAGAACAATCGATTTGGAGCAATAA